The following are encoded in a window of Impatiens glandulifera chromosome 5, dImpGla2.1, whole genome shotgun sequence genomic DNA:
- the LOC124938426 gene encoding zinc finger A20 and AN1 domain-containing stress-associated protein 8-like yields the protein METSKEIGCRTPEGPILCVNNCGFFGSAATMNMCSKCHKDMILNQEQAKQATSSIENLINGGACSNGKEHVGTGPVDVKLVSIPSSASPHPFGSEVKAKEGPNRCSACRKRVGLTGFSCRCGNLFCSSHRYSDKHDCQYDYQTAGRDAISKANPIVKAEKLDKI from the coding sequence ATGGAGACTTCTAAAGAGATAGGATGCCGAACTCCAGAAGGCCCAATCCTTTGCGTTAACAACTGTGGTTTCTTTGGAAGTGCAGCCACTATGAATATGTGTTCTAAATGTCACAAAGATATGATTTTGAACCAGGAGCAGGCCAAACAAGCAACTTCTTCTATTGAAAACCTTATTAATGGAGGGGCATGCAGCAATGGAAAAGAACATGTAGGTACTGGCCCTGTGGACGTGAAATTGGTTTCCATTCCTTCCAGTGCATCCCCCCATCCCTTTGGTTCAGAAGTGAAGGCAAAAGAGGGCCCAAATAGATGCAGTGCCTGTCGAAAGCGTGTTGGACTAACTGGTTTCAGTTGCAGGTGCGGAAATCTGTTCTGCAGTTCTCATCGTTACTCTGACAAGCACGATTGTCAGTATGATTACCAGACTGCTGGTCGGGATGCCATATCTAAAGCCAATCCTATTGTGAAGGCTGAAAAGCTTGATAAGATATAA
- the LOC124938331 gene encoding (+)-neomenthol dehydrogenase-like isoform X2, whose translation MGPPAITANLQSPPSLLFSHLILKPFSITSFPPSLPFSSSLFLPFHPPFLRLSLQAVANRESHHTLFHSLPIEQIMEEQGVVGQRYAVVTGANRGIGFETVRQLSKLGVTVVLTARDNEKGSEAASSLHELGFHNVVFHQLDVLDQQSVDSLVNFIKDNFGRLDILVNNAGASGVHVDEDGLRALNLDPSSWLSGKATDLVQDVIKTTYASAEQCLNTNYYGCKRVAKSLLPLLELSISGGRIVNVSSLRSELRRVTNEHIRKELGDVENLSEEKIDRIVESFLGDVKDGALESNGWNKMLPAYSVSKVTLNAYTRVLAKKYPQMKINCVHPGYVNTDLNWHTGTMTVEEGSQGPVKLALLPEDGPTGCYFDRTEMAEF comes from the exons ATGGGTCCACCAGCTATCACCGCTAATCTTCAGTCGCCACCTTCATTACTTTTCAGTCATCTGATACTCAAACCTTTCTCAATCACATCATTTCCCCCATCTCTTCCATTTTCATCTTCATTATTTCTCCCATTTCATCCACCTTTTCTCAG GTTAAGTCTACAAGCTGTTGCTAACCGTGAGAGCCACCACACATTGTTTCATTCTCTACCGATTGAACAGATTATGGAAGAACAGGGTGTTGTTGGTCAAAG GTATGCTGTTGTAACCGGAGCGAACAGGGGGATTGGGTTCGAGACGGTGCGACAGCTTTCCAAACTAGGCGTAACTGTTGTCTTAACAGCTAGGGATAATGAAAAGGGTTCAGAAGCTGCAAGTTCACTTCATGAATTGGGTTTTCATAATGTAGTGTTCCATCAACTTGATGTTCTAGATCAACAAAGTGTTGATTCCTTGGTCAATTTCATCAAGGATAACTTTGGAAGGCTTGATATATTG GTCAATAATGCTGGAGCTTCTGGTGTCCATGTTGATGAAGATGGACTAAGAGCGCTAAATTTAGATCCTTCTTCGTGG CTCTCAGGAAAGGCAACCGATCTAGTCCAAGACGTGATCAAAACGACATATGCATCAGCTGAACAATGTTTGAACACAAATTACTATGGTTGCAAGAGGGTAGCTAAATCTCTTCTTCCATTGCTGGAGCTGTCTATTTCAGGAGGAAGGATTGTCAATGTCTCATCTCTTAGGAGCGAGTTAAGG CGTGTTACCAATGAGCATATTAGAAAAGAGCTTGGGGACGTCGAAAATCTGTCTGAAGAGAAAATCGATCGGATAGTGGAGAGTTTTTTGGGTGATGTCAAAGATGGTGCACTTGAGAGCAATGGATGGAACAAGATGTTGCCCGCTTATAGTGTATCAAAGGTTACACTTAATGCCTACACCAGAGTGCTAGCTAAGAAGTACCCGCAAATGAAGATAAACTGTGTCCACCCCGGTTATGTCAATACCGATCTTAATTGGCATACTGGAACAATGACTGTTGAGGAAGGTTCTCAAGGCCCGGTTAAGCTAGCTCTTCTTCCGGAAGATGGCCCAACTGGTTGCTATTTTGATCGGACTGAAATGGCTGAGTTTTAG
- the LOC124938331 gene encoding (+)-neomenthol dehydrogenase-like isoform X1: MGPPAITANLQSPPSLLFSHLILKPFSITSFPPSLPFSSSLFLPFHPPFLSRLSLQAVANRESHHTLFHSLPIEQIMEEQGVVGQRYAVVTGANRGIGFETVRQLSKLGVTVVLTARDNEKGSEAASSLHELGFHNVVFHQLDVLDQQSVDSLVNFIKDNFGRLDILVNNAGASGVHVDEDGLRALNLDPSSWLSGKATDLVQDVIKTTYASAEQCLNTNYYGCKRVAKSLLPLLELSISGGRIVNVSSLRSELRRVTNEHIRKELGDVENLSEEKIDRIVESFLGDVKDGALESNGWNKMLPAYSVSKVTLNAYTRVLAKKYPQMKINCVHPGYVNTDLNWHTGTMTVEEGSQGPVKLALLPEDGPTGCYFDRTEMAEF; the protein is encoded by the exons ATGGGTCCACCAGCTATCACCGCTAATCTTCAGTCGCCACCTTCATTACTTTTCAGTCATCTGATACTCAAACCTTTCTCAATCACATCATTTCCCCCATCTCTTCCATTTTCATCTTCATTATTTCTCCCATTTCATCCACCTTTTCTCAG CAGGTTAAGTCTACAAGCTGTTGCTAACCGTGAGAGCCACCACACATTGTTTCATTCTCTACCGATTGAACAGATTATGGAAGAACAGGGTGTTGTTGGTCAAAG GTATGCTGTTGTAACCGGAGCGAACAGGGGGATTGGGTTCGAGACGGTGCGACAGCTTTCCAAACTAGGCGTAACTGTTGTCTTAACAGCTAGGGATAATGAAAAGGGTTCAGAAGCTGCAAGTTCACTTCATGAATTGGGTTTTCATAATGTAGTGTTCCATCAACTTGATGTTCTAGATCAACAAAGTGTTGATTCCTTGGTCAATTTCATCAAGGATAACTTTGGAAGGCTTGATATATTG GTCAATAATGCTGGAGCTTCTGGTGTCCATGTTGATGAAGATGGACTAAGAGCGCTAAATTTAGATCCTTCTTCGTGG CTCTCAGGAAAGGCAACCGATCTAGTCCAAGACGTGATCAAAACGACATATGCATCAGCTGAACAATGTTTGAACACAAATTACTATGGTTGCAAGAGGGTAGCTAAATCTCTTCTTCCATTGCTGGAGCTGTCTATTTCAGGAGGAAGGATTGTCAATGTCTCATCTCTTAGGAGCGAGTTAAGG CGTGTTACCAATGAGCATATTAGAAAAGAGCTTGGGGACGTCGAAAATCTGTCTGAAGAGAAAATCGATCGGATAGTGGAGAGTTTTTTGGGTGATGTCAAAGATGGTGCACTTGAGAGCAATGGATGGAACAAGATGTTGCCCGCTTATAGTGTATCAAAGGTTACACTTAATGCCTACACCAGAGTGCTAGCTAAGAAGTACCCGCAAATGAAGATAAACTGTGTCCACCCCGGTTATGTCAATACCGATCTTAATTGGCATACTGGAACAATGACTGTTGAGGAAGGTTCTCAAGGCCCGGTTAAGCTAGCTCTTCTTCCGGAAGATGGCCCAACTGGTTGCTATTTTGATCGGACTGAAATGGCTGAGTTTTAG